One genomic region from Jilunia laotingensis encodes:
- a CDS encoding DUF5033 domain-containing protein translates to MKTIYSFIVIAIVLGFTSCSTAENETIEENSLFESVKSTYGVENASYNVADAGNIPAVSTEEMRGVLEALRQNSKTMHDCTLTTDGKYEKVIMTGNYKADTRSAAAGEGFVLNVALKFSNEKDQVYYWGTDYSYSSDLFDWRAQGMSLAPVVGGDGYTYGFESQSYLYFKIIDEGGLLVKVPIVFKGDYNFRNQAGTYSFQLLKYSK, encoded by the coding sequence ATGAAGACTATTTATTCATTTATCGTTATCGCAATCGTATTAGGTTTCACTTCTTGCTCAACTGCAGAGAATGAAACAATCGAAGAAAATTCTCTTTTTGAATCAGTGAAAAGTACTTATGGAGTAGAAAATGCTTCATATAATGTAGCCGATGCAGGTAATATTCCGGCCGTTTCGACTGAAGAAATGCGCGGTGTGTTAGAAGCTTTGCGTCAGAACAGTAAGACAATGCATGATTGTACTTTGACTACTGATGGTAAGTATGAAAAGGTAATCATGACTGGGAATTATAAAGCTGATACTCGCAGTGCTGCTGCCGGTGAAGGATTTGTTTTGAATGTAGCACTGAAATTCAGTAACGAAAAAGATCAGGTGTATTATTGGGGTACCGATTACTCTTATTCTTCAGATCTGTTTGACTGGCGCGCACAAGGAATGTCTCTTGCTCCCGTAGTAGGTGGTGACGGTTATACATACGGTTTTGAATCACAGAGCTATCTTTATTTCAAAATAATCGATGAGGGTGGATTATTGGTTAAGGTTCCAATCGTATTTAAGGGTGATTATAACTTCCGGAATCAAGCTGGAACATATAGTTTTCAATTGTTGAAATATAGCAAGTAA
- a CDS encoding DUF3575 domain-containing protein → MEKKRKLFLIVCLFASTLIYGQVVGIKTNVLMDITKTINLGAEIGLSKKYTLDLYANYNPWEKSKTKMFKMLAFQPEFRYWFCDRFNGHFIGIHAHGGVYQVAGIDMPWGIWDNLKDHRFKGNFYGAGISYGYQWIMSKHWNIEANIGIGYARVSYKKYICEECAELLEKSHKNYFGPTKAAISLIYLF, encoded by the coding sequence ATGGAAAAGAAAAGAAAATTGTTTTTAATCGTTTGTTTGTTCGCCTCTACCTTAATATATGGACAGGTAGTAGGTATTAAGACGAATGTGTTAATGGATATCACAAAAACCATTAACCTGGGAGCCGAAATCGGCCTGAGTAAGAAGTATACCTTGGATTTGTATGCCAATTACAACCCTTGGGAAAAGAGTAAGACCAAAATGTTCAAGATGCTCGCCTTCCAACCGGAATTCCGCTATTGGTTCTGCGACCGTTTCAACGGACATTTTATCGGTATTCACGCACACGGAGGAGTCTACCAGGTAGCAGGGATCGATATGCCCTGGGGCATCTGGGACAATCTAAAGGATCACCGCTTCAAAGGAAACTTCTATGGAGCCGGAATCTCCTATGGGTACCAATGGATCATGAGCAAACACTGGAACATAGAAGCCAACATCGGTATCGGCTATGCACGCGTATCTTATAAGAAATACATTTGTGAAGAATGCGCTGAGCTACTTGAAAAAAGCCACAAGAACTACTTCGGGCCTACCAAGGCTGCTATCAGTTTAATCTATTTATTTTAA
- a CDS encoding DUF3868 domain-containing protein, whose protein sequence is MKKVIYLIILMILPGVKSLAQSTVVYKDQIRVENQSVTRSDDNRLTIAMDIIMQANMKISSNRSATLTPILEANGHTKALPPIVVYGRKRALVNERNNSLPKDAFTILHRKRKTEQKVNYLVQLPYEAWMQKANLVMDCDLCGCRNLVEANTLDPITTLNIERIKLQPAIAYITPQAEEIKRRAVEGSAFLDYPVNKTVIYPEYRRNQTELAKIRATIDTIRNDKNISITGIRLEGYASPEGGYANNARLAKGRTAALLSYVRNYYDFPEGLITMSSTPEDWAGFRKFVENSALTQKEDILRIMDEDEKDMDVKEKRIARLVGSETYRFLLTECYPALRHSDYTVSYTVRGFNLEETKEIINTHPQQLSLQEIFNLAQTYEPGSEEFNHAFQIAALMFPNDATANLNAAAMEIQKGGDLTVAKKYIAKADPNEGATLNNLGVIALIEGDLDTAEQYFVRAKSAGIAEAETNLHEIAKQRNFPVE, encoded by the coding sequence ATGAAAAAAGTAATATACCTTATTATATTAATGATATTGCCGGGAGTAAAATCCCTCGCCCAGTCTACTGTCGTATATAAAGACCAGATACGCGTAGAAAATCAGTCCGTGACCCGGAGTGACGACAATCGCCTGACCATCGCCATGGATATCATCATGCAAGCAAACATGAAGATTTCGTCCAACCGTTCGGCTACCCTTACCCCGATACTGGAAGCTAACGGGCACACCAAGGCTCTCCCTCCAATCGTTGTTTACGGACGGAAACGCGCACTCGTCAACGAGCGTAACAACAGTCTGCCGAAAGACGCATTCACAATTTTACACCGCAAACGTAAAACGGAACAAAAGGTGAACTATCTGGTACAACTTCCGTATGAGGCTTGGATGCAAAAAGCAAACTTAGTGATGGATTGCGACCTTTGCGGTTGCCGTAATTTGGTAGAAGCCAATACACTCGACCCAATTACCACACTGAACATAGAACGTATCAAGCTTCAACCCGCCATTGCTTACATCACTCCTCAAGCCGAAGAGATCAAACGCCGTGCGGTAGAAGGCAGCGCGTTCCTCGATTATCCGGTCAACAAAACTGTGATTTATCCCGAATATCGCCGCAACCAGACAGAATTGGCAAAAATACGTGCCACAATAGACACGATCCGCAACGATAAAAACATCTCTATCACCGGTATACGCCTTGAAGGTTATGCCTCACCCGAAGGTGGTTACGCCAACAATGCACGTTTGGCCAAAGGGCGTACGGCAGCTTTGTTAAGTTATGTCCGCAATTACTACGACTTCCCCGAAGGACTTATTACCATGTCATCTACTCCGGAAGACTGGGCAGGCTTCCGTAAATTTGTAGAAAATTCCGCCTTAACCCAAAAAGAAGACATCTTGAGAATCATGGATGAGGACGAAAAAGATATGGATGTCAAGGAAAAACGCATTGCCCGACTGGTAGGCTCTGAAACTTACCGGTTCCTGCTGACAGAGTGTTATCCAGCCTTACGCCATTCAGACTACACCGTATCTTATACAGTTCGCGGTTTCAATCTTGAAGAGACTAAAGAAATCATCAACACTCATCCGCAGCAGTTGAGCCTGCAAGAGATATTCAATCTCGCCCAGACCTACGAACCGGGAAGTGAAGAATTCAACCATGCCTTCCAGATAGCAGCCTTGATGTTCCCGAACGATGCAACAGCCAATCTCAACGCTGCTGCCATGGAAATACAGAAAGGTGGAGACCTGACTGTTGCTAAAAAGTATATTGCCAAAGCCGACCCGAACGAAGGAGCTACTCTGAATAATCTGGGTGTAATAGCATTGATTGAAGGTGATTTGGACACAGCCGAGCAGTATTTCGTCCGTGCCAAATCAGCCGGGATAGCAGAAGCGGAAACGAATCTACACGAAATTGCTAAACAAAGAAACTTCCCTGTAGAATAA
- a CDS encoding Mfa1 family fimbria major subunit (Members of this family are fimbrial shaft proteins (major subunit proteins), found in the Bacteriodetes. The family is named for Mfa1 from Porphyromonas gingivalis, and is related to but distinct from the family of FimA from the species.), whose protein sequence is MKLRSLFLASLAAMAMVSCSNEDDQIINVPEGETAQMRIALAFPTPTRAENTTEEVDVSNLTVVLEYGNFRKVKTISSDKFSRNGQTVTVEPFDVTAGTNVNIYAFLNSNTELNEALESGVLANLQVASTSSALDYLADGIAKNNSFLMSNTDGKAIQKALIANTLNEAIIPVERVCAKLTEMSPTTAFEVTPSETVPESKKLNISLLNHTYINLVKDSYVLDRNTSVNDANYDNYLQKYGTLNYAWKLNKAEGVSTYCMENRIAVNNNDPIQVGSTCIIYEAQARIGEENAATFYVWNNEIFLNLVDLAKEYGVASFDLEGATTPAEIQAKLKTKYYVDMYIDGKCYYIQPIKTATGSTEIIRNNLYKLTVTGITKLGYPTTDIPDPDPTQLKLTVNIADWTVNDFSFEL, encoded by the coding sequence ATGAAACTTAGAAGTTTATTTTTAGCAAGTTTAGCTGCAATGGCAATGGTTTCTTGCAGTAATGAAGATGATCAGATCATTAATGTTCCAGAAGGTGAAACCGCTCAAATGAGAATTGCTTTGGCATTTCCTACCCCAACAAGAGCAGAGAATACAACTGAAGAAGTAGATGTTAGCAATCTTACTGTTGTGTTGGAATATGGTAATTTTAGAAAGGTAAAAACAATTAGTTCAGATAAATTCTCTAGAAATGGGCAAACAGTTACAGTTGAACCATTCGATGTTACAGCTGGAACAAATGTAAACATATATGCTTTTTTAAATTCAAATACAGAACTCAATGAAGCTCTTGAAAGTGGTGTTCTTGCAAATCTTCAGGTTGCATCAACTAGTTCTGCCTTAGATTATCTTGCAGATGGAATTGCCAAAAACAATTCATTCTTAATGAGCAACACCGATGGTAAAGCTATACAAAAAGCACTCATAGCAAATACTCTAAATGAAGCTATTATTCCAGTTGAACGCGTATGTGCAAAATTAACAGAAATGTCTCCTACCACTGCATTTGAAGTAACTCCTTCAGAAACAGTACCTGAATCAAAAAAATTGAATATTTCTTTGTTAAATCATACTTATATCAATTTAGTTAAGGACTCATATGTATTAGATAGAAATACAAGTGTTAACGATGCAAATTATGATAACTATTTGCAAAAATATGGTACCCTGAACTATGCTTGGAAACTTAATAAGGCAGAAGGTGTATCTACTTATTGCATGGAAAATAGAATAGCAGTTAACAATAATGATCCAATTCAAGTGGGAAGTACATGTATCATTTATGAAGCACAAGCTAGAATTGGTGAAGAAAATGCAGCAACTTTTTACGTATGGAATAATGAAATTTTCTTAAATCTTGTAGATTTAGCCAAAGAATATGGAGTAGCATCATTCGATTTGGAAGGAGCAACGACACCAGCTGAAATACAAGCTAAATTAAAGACTAAATATTACGTTGATATGTATATTGATGGAAAATGCTATTATATTCAACCGATAAAAACAGCTACTGGCAGCACTGAAATTATTAGAAATAATCTGTATAAATTAACTGTAACAGGTATTACTAAATTAGGTTATCCTACAACAGATATTCCAGATCCAGATCCAACACAATTAAAACTAACTGTAAATATCGCAGATTGGACTGTTAACGATTTCTCTTTTGAACTCTAA
- a CDS encoding FimB/Mfa2 family fimbrial subunit, whose translation MKQLFSNIQKRASRLLLLTVLAGAIASCDSILDFEEGDCSIKYRVKFRYDYNMYGDGKGLDAFSQEVKSITLYFFDDEGNFVDQRTQEGAPLADGTYAMDVNLDPTKYHLVTWAGLDNESFAIPLMVPNSSKLEDLVVLTQRDAVTRNDEGKYIVDKDLSPLWHGEAIDGESKLATTKAAGSKREKITTIGLVKNTNNIRIVIAQVNQNPNTRIPASRAISDDKFTYAIYDTNGKMNYDNTLMDDNLLTYKPFITETSEIKTRAMSADQNTEEEYPAAVAEFSTARLLETQKPILNIVNKETGNSLLPNESLIGYISLLKQQNQIQMPLQEYLDRENNFGMIFFVDENLTLIKTVIQINDWIVNINDFEL comes from the coding sequence ATGAAACAATTATTCTCTAACATACAGAAAAGAGCAAGCAGATTACTGTTACTTACAGTATTAGCTGGTGCAATCGCATCTTGCGATTCTATCCTCGATTTTGAGGAAGGCGATTGCAGCATCAAATACCGGGTAAAGTTCAGGTATGACTATAACATGTATGGAGATGGCAAAGGATTAGATGCTTTCTCACAAGAAGTGAAATCGATCACGCTTTATTTCTTTGATGACGAAGGAAATTTCGTAGACCAGAGAACCCAAGAAGGTGCCCCATTAGCAGACGGCACTTACGCTATGGATGTAAATCTCGACCCTACAAAATATCATTTAGTAACTTGGGCAGGATTGGACAACGAATCGTTCGCTATCCCTTTGATGGTGCCCAACAGCTCAAAATTAGAAGACCTCGTTGTACTTACTCAACGCGACGCAGTAACGCGTAATGACGAAGGTAAATATATTGTTGATAAAGACCTCTCCCCTCTGTGGCACGGTGAAGCAATTGATGGAGAAAGCAAATTAGCTACGACAAAAGCAGCAGGCAGTAAAAGAGAAAAAATCACAACCATTGGACTTGTAAAAAATACAAATAACATACGCATCGTCATTGCACAAGTAAACCAAAATCCTAACACACGTATTCCCGCATCCAGAGCCATTAGCGATGATAAATTCACATATGCCATCTATGACACTAATGGAAAGATGAATTACGATAACACATTAATGGATGATAATCTACTGACTTACAAACCATTTATCACAGAAACATCTGAAATCAAGACACGTGCCATGAGTGCAGACCAAAACACAGAAGAAGAGTACCCGGCCGCTGTAGCAGAATTCAGTACAGCACGTCTTTTAGAAACTCAGAAGCCAATATTGAATATTGTCAATAAAGAGACCGGTAACAGCCTTCTTCCCAACGAATCACTCATCGGATATATAAGTCTATTGAAGCAACAGAACCAGATCCAAATGCCTTTGCAAGAATATCTTGACCGTGAGAATAATTTTGGAATGATTTTCTTCGTAGATGAAAATCTGACATTAATAAAAACAGTGATACAGATCAATGACTGGATCGTGAATATAAATGACTTCGAACTTTAA
- a CDS encoding FimB/Mfa2 family fimbrial subunit, translated as MKLSETGNVNETSSPYDFSYERYINDVSIYIFSKDDKFIEQINNPQITGNDGDATRTIFGILEEDYSTYTNGIEIIVLTNLAKRGVTAPQLVTNQTKEDLYNALKFDYALNSSWQFRDSSKEYIPMWGISQIDGILHTGVNKGNLSLYRAIARVDVIFNTDGEGFSHFNITNITVDHFNNQGFCAPMNGLDTPSIPNASQIRTNASFFQPIPSKKIYRLYIPEYNNIDKADSEISKIKILGNLTTTNGTIVYGKEYTIEFKNGSTQLDILRNNLYKFNVTSITNEVAVTSSLKYEVEKWEYITVNVPSFN; from the coding sequence ATGAAGCTATCAGAGACAGGAAATGTCAATGAGACATCAAGCCCCTATGATTTTTCATATGAAAGATATATCAATGATGTAAGCATTTATATTTTCAGTAAAGATGATAAATTCATTGAACAGATAAACAACCCGCAGATTACAGGTAATGATGGAGATGCAACTCGCACCATCTTTGGAATATTAGAAGAAGACTATTCAACCTATACTAATGGTATAGAGATCATAGTACTTACAAACCTAGCCAAAAGAGGAGTAACAGCACCTCAATTGGTAACTAATCAGACTAAAGAAGATTTATATAATGCATTAAAATTCGACTATGCCCTTAATTCATCTTGGCAATTCAGAGATTCTTCTAAAGAATATATTCCAATGTGGGGTATTAGCCAAATAGATGGAATATTACATACAGGCGTGAATAAGGGAAACTTAAGTTTATACCGCGCCATTGCCAGAGTAGATGTTATCTTTAATACCGATGGAGAAGGTTTTAGCCACTTCAATATAACTAATATAACCGTTGATCACTTTAACAATCAAGGTTTTTGTGCCCCTATGAATGGATTAGACACACCGTCTATTCCAAACGCCAGTCAAATTCGAACAAATGCATCATTTTTTCAACCTATACCTAGTAAAAAAATATATAGATTATACATACCAGAATATAATAATATAGATAAAGCAGATTCTGAAATTTCGAAAATAAAAATACTCGGCAACCTCACTACAACAAATGGTACCATTGTATATGGCAAAGAATATACAATAGAATTCAAGAATGGAAGTACCCAATTAGATATTCTTCGTAACAACTTATATAAATTTAATGTCACAAGTATAACAAATGAAGTAGCAGTGACTTCATCACTCAAATATGAGGTAGAAAAATGGGAATACATTACTGTAAACGTACCATCATTTAACTAA
- a CDS encoding fimbrial protein has product MKKQNNILASIKQSFGFIFITILLFSCLDEKVVNKLEVEEGIPVEINFNLSLPAMNQVVTRGLRDEEEFQINDLYLLIFDSNGNIKKGTKFYDINDSEINNLNGNNDNPTHGTISKIQTTSGKSYIFAAANVSTNQLDGEENLKKQLDKVSNINELKKITATLNSKTEAAQVDRTQASLVMSGAYKGTDNSSIDEEGLCIIPIKNSTLDGTIILERLDSHITFNISWGGKDSKVTSFELKEWKVYNVPVISYLFSQEEDAVKQDNKYYSESAADQKVTISDKSCSFDFYMLENRKYAQQYEGEEIKNYAQREEEIKESGKNTGEYKYVQKYATFVEIKANMELESNTTGGKKVAEVTYVIHLGGGNNDYTNFRSERNKKYTYIIQINDTEDIRVEVKDENERRPGVEGDVIDAQTKVYTLDAHYNCFIIGLTKKDARELSFMVKTPFSTVTHETLESERLYGDYKWIRFKRNSRNASGKLEKYPRYGEGLIDLFSLSSDIINQSGNDSKTFYYTVFIDEYYYTKPPTGQTWDTPYWKHFVNKENRYVMILFTPDYSKDGESSYADARYLITQRSIQTYYSSTSFNSTQSALGMEHINETGVPSTYSPEAPDGGWSKSNGYYNMYSYIKDTKWNDYTTMTTPAIDQYTFSMSEKNAWAACLSRNRDENNNGKIDPEEIKWYLPATNQLTGMFLGAESLTTPLFDADAYPEGTVSLNGDTRFHYMMSDNQKLWGEEGCSFGSRGYAGQPQTLRCVRNLNLDMNLDNAEEKNIIVGNVFTYNPTTHVFSLSIMDSKNIRGKVSSGELGLHDNFSISNRPYKGFQMAKEFHSAEAGKGTWLEFVNIGNAHLSKCSTYCEKVDESDKGKWRTPNQREFMIMYIQNPEYVYKNGYRAYSRTEWKYNGNRHFGYNDGILFLDQYNYKYDISLRCVRDVDIDSNGRIIE; this is encoded by the coding sequence ATGAAAAAGCAAAACAACATATTAGCATCTATAAAGCAATCATTCGGTTTTATCTTTATTACAATCTTACTTTTTTCATGTTTAGATGAAAAGGTCGTAAATAAGCTCGAAGTGGAAGAGGGTATACCTGTAGAAATAAATTTCAATTTATCATTACCAGCGATGAATCAAGTTGTGACCCGCGGATTACGTGATGAAGAAGAATTCCAGATAAATGACTTGTATTTACTAATTTTTGATTCTAATGGAAATATAAAAAAAGGAACTAAATTTTATGATATTAATGATTCCGAAATCAATAATCTTAATGGAAATAATGATAACCCCACTCATGGAACTATAAGTAAGATTCAAACGACTAGTGGGAAGAGTTATATTTTTGCTGCCGCAAATGTTAGCACAAACCAATTGGACGGGGAAGAAAATTTAAAAAAACAATTAGATAAAGTTAGTAATATTAACGAACTAAAGAAGATTACAGCAACTCTAAATTCAAAAACAGAAGCCGCACAAGTAGATCGCACACAAGCTTCATTGGTTATGTCCGGAGCATATAAAGGTACAGACAATTCTTCTATTGACGAAGAAGGCTTGTGTATCATACCCATAAAAAATAGCACATTAGACGGAACAATAATATTAGAACGTTTAGATTCACATATAACATTTAATATATCTTGGGGTGGAAAAGATTCCAAAGTAACTTCATTTGAATTAAAAGAATGGAAAGTCTATAATGTACCTGTTATATCTTATCTTTTTTCACAAGAGGAAGACGCAGTAAAACAGGATAATAAATATTATTCAGAGAGTGCAGCCGATCAAAAAGTAACGATATCAGATAAGTCCTGTTCTTTTGACTTTTATATGCTTGAAAATAGGAAATACGCACAACAATACGAAGGAGAAGAAATAAAAAATTATGCACAAAGAGAAGAAGAAATAAAAGAATCAGGAAAAAATACAGGCGAATATAAATATGTGCAAAAATATGCTACATTTGTTGAAATCAAAGCCAATATGGAGCTTGAAAGTAACACTACTGGAGGAAAGAAAGTTGCAGAAGTAACTTATGTAATTCATCTAGGTGGTGGAAATAATGATTATACAAATTTTCGTAGTGAACGTAATAAAAAGTATACATATATAATTCAGATTAATGATACAGAGGATATACGAGTAGAGGTAAAGGATGAAAACGAAAGACGTCCTGGAGTAGAAGGCGATGTAATAGATGCCCAAACTAAAGTATATACATTAGATGCTCACTACAATTGCTTCATTATAGGTTTGACAAAAAAAGATGCCCGGGAGTTAAGTTTTATGGTTAAAACACCTTTTTCAACAGTTACTCATGAGACTCTAGAATCGGAAAGACTATACGGTGATTACAAATGGATTAGATTTAAACGCAACTCACGTAACGCCTCTGGCAAACTAGAAAAATATCCGAGATATGGTGAAGGGCTTATAGATTTATTTAGTTTATCATCGGATATCATAAATCAATCAGGCAATGACAGCAAAACATTTTACTACACTGTATTTATTGATGAGTACTATTATACCAAGCCTCCAACGGGTCAAACATGGGATACCCCTTATTGGAAGCATTTTGTAAACAAAGAGAATAGATATGTAATGATACTTTTTACTCCTGATTATAGTAAGGATGGAGAAAGTAGCTATGCAGATGCTCGATATTTAATTACCCAAAGATCTATTCAGACTTATTACAGTTCTACTAGCTTTAATAGCACTCAATCAGCACTGGGTATGGAACATATAAACGAAACAGGAGTACCTTCAACATATAGCCCAGAAGCTCCTGACGGAGGCTGGAGTAAATCAAATGGATATTATAATATGTATTCATACATAAAAGACACAAAATGGAACGATTATACCACAATGACTACTCCTGCTATAGACCAATACACTTTTAGTATGAGTGAAAAAAATGCATGGGCTGCTTGTCTATCACGCAATAGAGACGAAAATAATAATGGAAAAATAGATCCGGAAGAAATAAAATGGTATTTACCTGCCACAAATCAATTAACCGGTATGTTTTTAGGAGCAGAAAGTTTAACAACTCCGTTATTTGATGCAGATGCTTATCCTGAAGGTACTGTTTCTTTAAATGGAGATACAAGATTTCATTATATGATGAGTGATAATCAGAAACTTTGGGGAGAAGAAGGATGTTCATTCGGAAGTAGAGGATATGCAGGTCAACCGCAGACATTAAGATGTGTCCGTAATTTAAATCTTGATATGAATTTGGATAACGCAGAAGAAAAAAATATTATAGTCGGTAATGTATTTACATACAATCCAACGACACATGTATTTAGCCTCAGCATAATGGATTCAAAAAATATACGTGGTAAAGTTTCGAGTGGTGAATTAGGGTTACATGATAATTTTAGTATAAGCAACAGACCATATAAAGGTTTTCAAATGGCAAAAGAATTTCATTCGGCAGAAGCAGGAAAGGGTACATGGCTAGAATTTGTAAACATTGGTAATGCACATTTAAGTAAATGTTCAACATATTGTGAAAAAGTAGATGAAAGCGATAAAGGTAAATGGAGAACTCCAAATCAAAGAGAATTTATGATAATGTATATACAAAATCCTGAATATGTATATAAAAATGGATATAGAGCTTACTCACGAACGGAGTGGAAATATAATGGCAACAGACATTTTGGATATAATGATGGTATATTATTTCTAGATCAATATAATTATAAATACGATATATCTTTAAGATGTGTCCGAGATGTTGATATAGATTCAAATGGCAGAATTATCGAATAA